In Clostridia bacterium, the genomic window GTCTTGGACGGTCTCGCCCTCCATATCCAACAGGTACACCGTTTGCCCGAGGTCGGCGGGATCCACCGCCTTGGGTTGGTACACTCTCAGGCGATAGATACCGCCCATACTCGCCCTCGTCACTTTGGGGCTATACGCGTCCGCGCCGCCTATCACGAGCACGTCCTCATACCCCGCGGCGATGGCGGTCCGCAGCATAGTTCCCACGTTGCCGGGGTCGGCCACGCCGTCCAGCACCAGCAGTTTCGAGGCGGTCTTCCACCCTTCCCCGTGGTCGGGTTTCGGCAGTACGGCCACCACGCCCGAGGGCGTCACGGTCTCGGCCACTCTCGCAAGAAGGTCGTCGGCCAAGACGTACGCTTCGGCGTTTTTGTCCTTTAGGACAAAGGCCAACTCCCGCGCCTTGCTTTCCGCGAGGTAATAGGCCTTCACCGCTTGCCCCACGGGTATATCCTTCACAATATTCACCCCTTCCAATACATAAAGCCCCGTTTCGTCGCGGCCTTTCTTGGTGTACAACGCGCGCAACTCGCGCACGCGATTATTGGATATCGAGGTGATTACTTCCATAGGTATCAAAAGGGGGTTGCCCATGACAACCCCCACTATACTTTATCGGTTGCCGATTGTCCCTTGCGGGACGTATTCGGGCAATCTTTTCTTACAGCGCGGCCTTCGCCTTATTGCAAAGCTCGGTGAAACCTTGGGGATCTTTCACGGCAATGTCCGCCAGCACCTTGCGGTTCAAGGTGATACCCGATTGGCCCAGACCGTACATAAAGCGGCTGTAAGACAAACCGTTTTGACGAGCGGCGGCGTTGATACGCGCGATCCACAGTCTGCGGAAATCTCTCTTCTTGTTCTTGCGGCCGACGTAAGCGTACTGTTGGCTCTTCATGACGGCTTCGCGCGCCACTCTGTAGAGTTTGGATTTACCACCCCAGTAGCCCTTCGCGAGCTTCATGATTTTTCTTCTTTTCTTTACTGCGTTTACGGCTCTCTTAATTCTCATACTCCACCTCCATTAGTCCTTGGGCAACATATTGCGGATAGTGCCTTCGAAGGCCTTATCCACGTAGCCGCCTTGACGCAACCCGCGTTTTCTCTTGGTCTCTTTCTTGGTGAGAATGTGATTCTTACCCATTTTCGCTCTTTTGATTCTGCCGTTTTTAGTCACGCGGAACCGTTTGCCTGCACCACTGTGCGATTTCATTTTAGGCATAATGCTACCTCCATGTAGATTTTCTTATTTCTTTTTGACGGGCGCCAGCACCATTCGTTGGGTATTTCCCTCCTGACTGGGGCCTTGCTCTATCACCGCGCCCTCCACCATGGCCGCAAAGTCGCTCATGACCTTGAGCCCCAGTTCGGGACGTTTGTTTTGTCTTCCGCGCAGTCGTATGACCACCTGCACCTTATCGCCGTCCGCGATGAACTCGTTGGCTTTCTTGGCCTTGGTCTTCATATCCCCGAGTTCGATGCCGATACTCAGCTGCACTTCTTTTATCTTGACTATTTTTTGATTTTTACGGGCTTCTTTCTCTTTCTTAATGGTATCGTAGCGATACTTGGCGTAGTCCATCAATTTGCAGGTCGCGGGATTGCCGTCGCCCACTTTCACGAGGTCCAACCCTTTGGCTTGGGCCACTTCGAGCGCTTGAGAGATGGTCATGATACCCAACGTGTTACCGTCCTCGGCGATGACGCGCACCGAACTGTCGGTAATTTGCTCGTTCACAAGATAGTCTTTTATAATCCTTTCCTCCAAAAAAAATCGGGTAATAGAAGTTACCCGAATCCAAACAATATACCCCTTTTGGGAGAATGACTTGTTTAAGAAACCTTTTGCCGTAGGCGAAGGTGAGAACTTCTACTTCTCTCCTATCCTACCATACTCCCCTCGTCCTGTCAACTGTTTTTTACCTCCAAATTTTAAGATTTACAAATGGCTTCCAAAATAAACCTTTCGCCCATCGGTTCACGTCATCCCGAGTTTATCGATGGATCCCATCGGTAGAGGCATAGTCTCCTTTCCCCC contains:
- a CDS encoding RNA methyltransferase → MEVITSISNNRVRELRALYTKKGRDETGLYVLEGVNIVKDIPVGQAVKAYYLAESKARELAFVLKDKNAEAYVLADDLLARVAETVTPSGVVAVLPKPDHGEGWKTASKLLVLDGVADPGNVGTMLRTAIAAGYEDVLVIGGADAYSPKVTRASMGGIYRLRVYQPKAVDPADLGQTVYLLDMEGETVQDVVPTVPYALVVGSEAKGASDEMRRRADRVVSIPMAGGIESLNVAVAAAIGMYQLNFNAEKAKR
- the rplT gene encoding 50S ribosomal protein L20; amino-acid sequence: MRIKRAVNAVKKRRKIMKLAKGYWGGKSKLYRVAREAVMKSQQYAYVGRKNKKRDFRRLWIARINAAARQNGLSYSRFMYGLGQSGITLNRKVLADIAVKDPQGFTELCNKAKAAL
- the rpmI gene encoding 50S ribosomal protein L35, with the protein product MPKMKSHSGAGKRFRVTKNGRIKRAKMGKNHILTKKETKRKRGLRQGGYVDKAFEGTIRNMLPKD
- the infC gene encoding translation initiation factor IF-3; the encoded protein is MNEQITDSSVRVIAEDGNTLGIMTISQALEVAQAKGLDLVKVGDGNPATCKLMDYAKYRYDTIKKEKEARKNQKIVKIKEVQLSIGIELGDMKTKAKKANEFIADGDKVQVVIRLRGRQNKRPELGLKVMSDFAAMVEGAVIEQGPSQEGNTQRMVLAPVKKK